The following are encoded together in the Oncorhynchus nerka isolate Pitt River linkage group LG25, Oner_Uvic_2.0, whole genome shotgun sequence genome:
- the elovl1b gene encoding elongation of very long chain fatty acids protein 1b: MLQDIGARAMGVYEYLLKGTDPRLWSYPLMGSPVNMSAILLTYIFFVLVAGPRFMANRKPFQLKEAMITYNFSMVALNAFIVYEFMMSGWATTYTWRCDAVDYSDSPQGLRMVRVAWLFLFSKFIELLDTVFFVLRKKHGQITFLHVFHHSFMPWTWWWGVSLAPGGIGSFHAMVNCIVHVIMYSYYGLSAAGPRFQKFLWWKKYMTAIQLVQFVMVSLHVTQYYFMDSCDYQVPLFIHLIWMYGTFFFVLFSNFWYQAYVKGKRLPKQDSKPGLNGKANGTTMVANGKHHKKGNSNGTSNGSSHHENGSAHAGKMKKS, from the exons ATGCTTCAGGACATTGGTGCTAGAGCCATGGGGGTTTATGAGTATCTCttgaagggaacag ACCCGCGACTATGGAGTTACCCACTCATGGGGAGTCCGGTGAACATGTCGGCCATCTTGCTGACCTACATCTTCTTCGTGCTGGTTGCTGGGCCTCGCTTCATGGCCAACCGCAAGCCCTTCCAACTCAAGGAGGCCATGATCACTTACAACTTCTCCATGGTGGCATTGAACGCCTTTATTGTCTATGAG ttcatgatgtcaggctgggCCACGACATACACATGGAGATGTGACGCCGTTGATTACTCGGACAGCCCCCAAGGCCTTAGA ATGGTTCGAGTGGCCTGGTTATTCTTGTTCTCCAAATTCATTGAGCTCTTGGACACG GTGTTTTTCGTTCTGAGGAAGAAACATGGCCAAATCACCTTCCTGCACGTCTTCCACCACTCTTTCATGCCCTGGACCTGGTGGTGGGGTGTCAGTTTAGCTCCCG GGGGAATAGGCTCTTTCCATGCCATGGTGAATTGCATCGTCCACGTCATCATGTACTCTTACTACGGCCTGTCTGCGGCTGGACCACGCTTCCAAAAGTTCCTCTGGTGGAAGAAGTACATGACCGCCATCCAACTG GTTCAGTTTGTGATGGTGTCCCTCCACGTCACCCAGTATTACTTCATGGACAGCTGTGACTACCAGGTCCCCCTGTTCATCCACCTCATCTGGATGTATGGTACCTTCTTCTTCGTGCTCTTCTCCAACTTCTGGTACCAGGCATATGTGAAGGGAAAGCGGTTGCCTAAGCAGGACTCCAAGCCTGGCCTCAACGGCAAGGCCAACGGGACCACCATGGTCGCCAATGGCAAGCACCACAAGAAAGGTAACAGTAATGGCACAAGCAACGGTTCCAGTCACCACGAAAATGGCAGTGCCCATGCGGGCAAGATGAAGAAGTCCTAG
- the btf3l4 gene encoding transcription factor BTF3 homolog 4: protein MNQEKLAKLQAQVRIGGKGSARRKKKVVHRTATADDKKLQSSLKKLAVNNIAGIEEVNMIKDDGTVIHFNNPKVQASLSANTFAITGHAETKQLTEMLPGILSQLGADSLTSLRKLAEQFPRQVLDNKAPKAEDIEEEDDDVPDLVENFDEASKNEAN, encoded by the exons ATGAACCAAGAAAAATTAGCGAAACTTCAAGCCCAGGTCCGGATAGGAGGAAAG GGCTCGGCACGTAGGAAGAAGAAGGTCGTACACAGAACGGCAACAGCCGATGACAAAAAACTTCAGAGTTCGCTAAAGAAATTAGCTGTCAACAACATTGCTGGTATTGAAGAG GTAAACATGATCAAGGATGACGGCACGGTGATCCACTTCAACAACCCCAAAGTGCAGGCGTCTCTGTCGGCCAACACCTTCGCTATCACTGGCCACGCAGAGACCAAGCAGCTCACAGAGATGCTCCCGGGCATCCTCAGTCAGCTGGGTGCCGACAGCCTCACCAGCCTGCGTAAACTGGCAGAGCAGTTCCCTCGGCAAG tGCTCGACAACAAAGCCCCTAAAGCAGAAGATATTGAAGAAGAAGATGATGACGTTCCAG aCCTGGTGGAGAATTTTGACGAAGCATCAAAGAACGAGGCAAACTGA
- the zfyve9b gene encoding zinc finger FYVE domain-containing protein 9, translating into MVKLVNYVNRKCWCVTSKGMHAVGQVEVVVLLQCLPEEKSFPKDIFSHFIQLYRDALTGKVLSHLGLSQFSSSFLGFEEHAGFLWVRSTLQSLQGLPMPNQPFLFGLLIHRAEVPWAKAFPLRLMLRLGAEYRFYPCPLYSVRFRKALFGETGHTIMRLLVDFRNYRYTLPVVPGLTVDLEAQRTCIKIPTNGYDELMKALNKSNEHVLAMGACFNVAADSHLICVQGDDGEYQTQAISIHNQPRKVTGSCFFLFSGALKAASGYLAKSSIIEDGLMVQITVETMVELRRSLREMKDYNISCGRIDQSDSQEHVQVQWQEKESTVNKGVISPIDGKSMESISSIKMFQKSEYKANGKDIRWTEVFSLQKGGHPKSQGDHHTEHSRLTERLARAFCLALGPHLKLLKEDGMAKLGLRVTLDSHQVGFVAGSNGLPLPAPYLKALETVLIPIIHSRGRKRSEEPLVMELIFYILENIS; encoded by the exons ATGGTCAAGCTAGTCAACT ATGTAAACAGGAAGTGCTGGTGTGTGACGTCGAAGGGCATGCACGCGGTGGGCCAGGTGGAAGTGGTGGTGCTGCTGCAATGTCTGCCCGAAGAGAAGAGCTTCCCCAAAGACATCTTCAGCCACTTTATACAGCTCTACAGGGACGCCCTCACAG gCAAGGTACTGAGCCACCTGGGTCTCTCCCAGTTCTCCAGTAGTTTCCTGGGCTTTGAGGAGCATGCAGGGTTCCTCTGGGTGCGCTCCACCCTCCAGTCCCTGCAGGGTCTCCCTATGCCAAACCAGCCCTTTCTCTTTGGCCTGCTGATCCACCGGGCTGAGGTGCCCTGGGCCAAGGCATTCCCCCTGCGCCTCATGCTCAGATTGGGGGCTGAGTACAGAT TTTACCCCTGTCCTCTGTACAGCGTGCGCTTCAGGAAGGCTCTGTTTGGGGAAACCGGCCACACCATCATGAGACTACTAGTA GACTTCAGGAATTACCGGTACACTCTGCCAGTGGTGCCTGGACTCACTGTAGATCTGGAAGCTCAGAGGACCTGCATTAAAATCCCTACCAACGGCTATGATGAG ctgATGAAGGCTTTGAATAAGTCCAATGAGCATGTGCTGGCCATGGGGGCATGCTTCAACGTGGCGGCAGACTCCCACCTCATCTGTGTTCAGGGGGACGATGGCGAGTACCAGACCCAGGCCATCAGCATCCACAATCAGCCTCGCAAAG TCACTGGTTCCTGCTTTTTTTTGTTCAGTGGAGCCCTTAAAGCAGCATCAGGATATCTGGCCAAATCTAGCATCATTGAAG atgGGCTGATGGTGCAGATCACTGTGGAGACCATGGTGGAGCTTCGCCGGTCGCTACGGGAGATGAAAGACTACAACATCTCCTGTGGGCGGATCGACCAATCAGACAGCCAAGAGCATGTCCAGGTCCAATGGCAAGAGAAAGAAAGCACTGTAAACAAGGG GGTTATTAGCCCCATTGATGGCAAGTCCATGGAGTCCATCAGCAGTATCAAGATGTTCCAGAAGTCTGAGTACAAGGCCAATGGAAAGGACATCCGCTGGACAGAG GTGTTCTCCTTACAGAAGGGGGGTCATCCTAAGAGCCAGGGTGACCACCATACAGAACACAGCAGGCTCACAGAGAGACTGGCCCGGGCATTCTGCCTGGCACTGGGCCCACACCTCAAGTTGCTGAAGGAGGATGGTATGGCTAAACTGGGACTGCGCGTCACGCTGGACTCCCACCAG GTGGGGTTTGTGGCCGGCAGTAACGGCCTGCCCCTCCCAGCCCCGTACCTCAAAGCCCTGGAAACAGTGCTGATCCCTATCATCCACAGCAGGGGGCGTAAGAGGAGCGAAGAACCCTTAGTCATGGAGCTCATTTTCTATATCCTGGAGAACATTTCCTAG